The following proteins come from a genomic window of Nicotiana tomentosiformis chromosome 12, ASM39032v3, whole genome shotgun sequence:
- the LOC104107320 gene encoding E3 ubiquitin-protein ligase AIRP2-like has translation MEMINYQLGTSSYQDSLKVLEADIQHANNLAAAIPREKGGARLQMKLAYNGLAPVFLVLLRWIDSSCTCLLPGYLNLFHVLIYKVHTDGRPKISRHGRRATISDFYGVILPSLQQLHSNLVELDNSKVVNHGMEISQKKVKGESKFVNFEAEREDECGICLEPCNKMVLPNCCHSMCINCYRDWNTRSESCPFCRGNLKRVKSRDLWVLTCNEEVVDPETVSKEDLVRFYLYVNSLPKDSPDALFLMYYEYLI, from the exons ATGGAGATGATTAATTATCAGCTTGGAACGAGTTCTTATCAAGATTCTTTAAAAGTTCTTGAGGCTGATATTCAGCATGCCAATAATCT GGCTGCtgcaattccaagagagaagggAGGAGCGCGTCTTCAAATGAAACTGGCATACAATGGATTAGCTCCTGTGTTTCTGGTTTTGCTCCGTTGGATAGATAGTTCGTGCACATGCTTGCTTCCTGGCTATCTAAATCTCTTTCATGTCCTCATTTACAAG GTACATACAGATGGGAGACCAAAGATATCCAGACACGGAAGGAGAGCAACTATTAGCGACTTTTATG GTGTTATACTTCCATCACTACAGCAGCTACATTCTAACTTGGTGGAGTTGGACAATAGTAAAGTTGTAAATCATGGCATGGAAATTTCTCAGAAGAAAGTCAAAGGAGAATCTAAATTTGTCAACTTTGAAGCTGAGAGAGAAGATGAATGCGGAATATGCTTAGAGCCTTGTAACAAAATGGTCCTACCGAATTGCTGCCATTcgatgtgcattaattgctatcGTGATTG GAATACAAGATCAGAGTCCTGCCCCTTTTGCCGTGGTAATTTGAAGAGAGTTAAGTCAAGAGACTTGTGGGTCCTCACCTGCAATGAAGAAGTTGTTGATCCGGAGACTGTTTCCAAAGAGGATTTAGTGCGTTTCTATCTATATGTTAACAGCCTGCCTAAGGATTCTCCTGATGCGCTGTTCTTGATGTATTATGAATACCTAATATga
- the LOC104107321 gene encoding GDSL esterase/lipase At3g48460-like, producing the protein MLFPHLPLTLFFCFCLFFSFSYAHYKPPCDCSSAHNNSHENIPTNPGNSFPAHNNSHENIPTKPGNSFPAQNNSHENIPTKPGNSFPAQNNSHENIPTKPGNSFPAQNNSHENIPTKPGNSFPAQNNSHENIPTKPGNSFPAQNNSHENIPTKPGNSFPAQNNSHENIPTKPGNSFPAQNNSHEIPSNSSPALNNSHEIPTKPGNSFPPHNNSHEFPTKPGNSSPAQDTSIKHNNYIGCFHKVYAFGDSYTDTGNAKLVGDLKVNFTQSTSISAKSKKGLCDGQLVVDFLCDALNLPHLPPFQSTSINFTSGVNFAIAGSTILPKEKFSMQNITNLFWKGIPLNFQTQIDWFNKLKQQMGCTDKTGKSCKAELENALFWIGSVGVSDYARIQGSSLPTRWLTQQSVDQVSRLIETLLGSGAKYIVVQGLPPIGCLPLHISLCPLKAALDHMGCAAAVNTAVMVHNQILQRRLERFRRLYPNCHILYADYWNAYLTILMNLKKYQFEEAFKPCCGATGGPLNFNLHSLCGSPGTVSCNNPSKFISWDGIHLTEAMNQKVTDLFLNQGFCQPSFSELVKSRSGM; encoded by the exons ATGTTGTTCCCACATCTTCCTCTTACCCTATTCTTCTGTTTCTGCCTGTTTTTCTCGTTTTCATATGCTCATTACAAGCCCCCTTGTGATTGTTCCTCTGCTCATAACAATAGCCATGAAAACATTCCCACTAACCCTGGTAATTCATTCCCTGCTCATAACAATAGCCATGAAAATATTCCAACCAAGCCTGGAAATTCTTTCCCTGCTCAAAACAACAGCCATGAAAATATTCCAACCAAGCCTGGAAATTCTTTCCCTGCTCAAAACAACAGCCATGAAAATATTCCAACCAAGCCTGGAAATTCTTTCCCTGCTCAAAACAACAGCCATGAAAATATTCCAACCAAGCCTGGAAATTCTTTCCCTGCTCAAAACAACAGCCATGAAAATATTCCAACCAAGCCTGGAAATTCTTTCCCTGCTCAAAACAACAGCCATGAAAATATTCCAACCAAGCCTGGAAATTCTTTCCCTGCTCAAAACAACAGCCATGAAAATATTCCAACCAAGCCTGGAAATTCTTTCCCTGCTCAAAACAACAGCCATGAAATTCCCAGTAACTCTTCCCCTGCTCTAAATAACAGCCATGAAATTCCAACCAAGCCTGGTAATTCATTCCCACCTCATAATAACAGCCATGAATTTCCCACCAAGCCCG gtAACTCTTCCCCTGCTCAAGATACTTCCATTAAGCATAATAACTATATAGGATGCTTCCACAAGGTCTATGCTTTTGGAGATTCCTACACTGATACCGGAAATGCTAAATTAGTGGGTGATCTCAAGGTAAATTTCACTCAAAGCACGAGCATTTCAGCAAAATCGAAGAAGGGTTTATGCGATGGGCAGTTGGTGGTAGATTTTCTATGTGATGCTCTTAATCTACCACATTTGCCACCCTTCCAAAGTACCTCTATAAATTTCACATCTGGGGTCAATTTTGCAATAGCTGGATCAACAATTCTTCCCAAAGAGAAATTCTCGATGCAAAATATTACTAACCTTTTTTGGAAAGGAATACCCTTGAACTTTCAAACTCAGATCGATTGGTTCAATAAGTTGAAACAGCAGATGGGATGTACAGATAAAACTGGAAAAAGTTGCAAGGCTGAATTGGAGAATGCACTCTTCTGGATAGGCTCTGTTGGCGTTAGTGACTACGCTCGTATACAAGGGTCCTCTTTACCTACACGTTGGCTCACACAGCAGTCTGTCGATCAAGTTAGCAGACTAATCGAG ACATTGCTGGGAAGCGGAGCAAAGTACATCGTAGTTCAAGGATTACCACCAATAGGATGCCTCCCACTACATATCTCATTATGTCCACTGAAAGCTGCTCTTGATCATATGGGATGTGCAGCAGCTGTCAACACAGCAGTAATGGTCCACAACCAGATCCTGCAAAGGAGATTGGAAAGATTCCGTAGATTATATCCTAATTGTCATATCTTATATGCTGATTACTGGAATGCATATCTAACAATTCTGATGAACTTAAAGAAGTACCAATTTGAGGAAGCTTTCAAACCTTGCTGTGGAGCTACAGGAGGACCACTCAACTTCAACTTGCATTCGTTGTGTGGCTCACCTGGTACTGTCAGCTGCAACAATCCTAGCAAATTTATCAGCTGGGATGGTATCCATCTTACAGAAGCAATGAATCAGAAAGTCACTGATCTTTTCCTCAATCAAGGCTTCTGTCAACCATCTTTTAGTGAGCTGGTCAAAAGTAGGAGCGGGATGTAG